Proteins from a single region of Apium graveolens cultivar Ventura chromosome 7, ASM990537v1, whole genome shotgun sequence:
- the LOC141674193 gene encoding uncharacterized protein LOC141674193, whose amino-acid sequence MGYQYGRAPYNGRRGGAHSTGEALVVIPVASHSVTATFREGAQQWFQKLGPGVITSWEPMKTLFLTQFQAAVKYIPPVTTLANVKQKEGESLTSYFKRFNAESTLVRGATDETLKILLIAGLRVGTDFWKHLQGKDPVSLADVLAQAESFKAIEQSLAETKKNDNTHNSKGRSKRRDRSLSPDYRRNARSPNKVNAVSSRREWSPPSNYERRVNNYTPLAASIDHIFEPPRAEDVEKTAEVKFQRAGSIRAIFGGHPFVGDSNRALEKNAREARHPPLTNIHNLEDRPPKVVHLPHNDALVITKLIGAMNVHRVFLDNGSSTNILYYSTYKKLGFPDSDMYFEDAHVYGFTGEAVRVMGSVRLPVMLGEGALSVTQMIDLKFPTPNRVGSLRGSQYESRDCYHKAVKEFRRRRYEGKCLPFEDVEDIHTKPSGEVHAHYFVESPGKEETNISGNSFLTRGRVSRIRSVEEVVVNHTEAIIQKEVNGEKLEGRSEILQDVKVEVEDPRDFDFDLDPRIPMPAEKTGPTEDTISIPVDKNDSSRVLKVGSQLDDEMRGSLARFLIANLDVLAWSHSDMIGINPEVMCHRLNIFPNCKGIRQKRRPVSGERAIALKEEVDRLLEVGLIKESFYPEWLANPDAYSSYNQIPMYGPDQEHTSFITERGLYYYIGMPFGLINAGATYRRLVNMMFKDQIGRTMEVYVDDMMVKSEVASDHIKHLMEMFNILRRFRMKLNSQKCVFGMESGKFLGFIVNHRGIEANPAKIKALMDMKSPTNVKQVQSLTGKIAALNRFVSKSSDRCKEFFKAIKLAGKDFEQLENPPMLSKPLDGESLILYLAVSEYSISAVLVREEDGQQSTVYYVSKRLHDAETRYTSMEKLVYALILASRKLRPYFQAHRIEVRTAYPLRQVLYKPESSGRMLKWAVELRQFDLEYAPQTAIKGQALADFLLEFDSEIDDKALVMLRVGIVLVSPEGHHLMSAIHFKFYATNNDAEYEALINGLKIALEMGVRNLIARSDSELVVNQVNGGFQARGPRTELYLRCTQRLIGMFKEVRLECVPWEKNSNADALAKMGSQQEAVLLGSIPLEIQEVPSIPEIDTMQVDEAPKETWMTPILAYIRKGILLEDKFKARRLRYQAARYVIYDEVLYKRGFNQPLLRCVEEEEGNYILREVHKGICGNHSGGSSLAMNVLRQGYYWPTMKEDAMNFVKACDRCQRFANYSSMPATLLTPMASPWPFAM is encoded by the exons ATGGGATATCAATACGGAAGAGCCCCTTACAATGGTAGGAGAGGTGGAGCACACTCCACTGGGGAAGCCCTCGTCGTTATTCCCGTAGCTTCCCACAGCGTTACTG CCACTTTCAGAGAAGGCGCTCAGcagtggttccaaaaacttggtccaGGTGTAATTACATCCTGGGAACCGATGAAAACTTTGTTTTTGACACAATTCCAAGCCGCGGTGAAGTACATACCACCTGTTACCACGCTGGCTAATGTGAAACAAAAGGAAGGAGAAAGTTTGACTTCGTATTTCAAGAGGTTTAATGCAGAATCTACTTTAGTGAGGGGTGCAACTGATGAAACATTGAAAATATTGCTTATAGCTGGGTTGCGTGTGGGGACGGATTTTTGGAAGCACCTACAAGGGAAGGACCCAGTGTCGCTAGCTGATGTGCTTGCGCAGGCGGAGTCGTTCAAAGCGATCGAGCAGTCGCTtgcagaaacaaaaaagaatgacaatacccataactccaaggggcgaTCCAAGAGAAGGGACAGATCCTTGAGCCCAGATTATCGGCGAAACGCCAGAAGCCCTAACAAGGTAAATGCTGTGAGCTCGCGGAGAGAATGGAGCCCACCATCGAACTACGAGAGAAGAGTCAACAATTATACACCGCTGGCAgcgtccattgatcatatcttcgag CCCCCGCGGGCGGAGGATGTTGAAAAAACAGCAGAGGTCAAGTTTCAGAGGGCTGGCAGTATcagggcaatttttggaggacaccctttTGTTGGTGATAGCAATCGAGCActggagaaaaatgcgagagaAGCGCGACATCCACCGCTCACCAACATCCACAACTTGGAAGATAGACCCCCGAAG GTGGTGCATCTTCCTCACAACGATGCGCTGGTGATTACCAAGCTTATTGGGGCAATGAACGTACATCGAGTCTTCTTGGATAATGGGAGTTCTACAAACATCTTGTACTACAGCACCTACAAAAAGCTGGGTTTCCCAGATAGTGACATGTATTTCGAAGATGCGCACGTCTATGGCTTTACTGGGGAAGCAGTGAGAGTTATGGGTTCTGTCAGGCTTCCCGTCATGCTCGGGGAAGGAGCTTTGTCGGTTACCCAAATGATAGATTTAAAG ttcccaacGCCAAACAGGGTTGGCAGTCTGAGAGGGTCACAGTATGAGTCACGcgactgctatcacaaggctgtCAAGGAATTTCGTAGAAGAAGGTATGAAGGGAAATGTCTCCCATTTGAAGATGTAGAAGATATTCATACAAAACCAAGTGGAGAGGTCCATGCCCACTATTTCGTTGAAAGCCCCGGAAAGGAAGAAACCAATATCTCTGGGAACTCTTTTTTGACGCGGGGACGTGTTTCGAGGATCCGTAGCGTGGAGGAAGTGGTGGTGAACCATACCGAGGCGATCATACAGAAAGAAGTTAACGGGGAAAagttggaaggaagaagtgagattttgcaaG ATGTAAAAGTGGAAGTCGAAgacccccgagactttgatttcgatttggatcccaggatccctatgccCGCTGAAAAGACGGGACCGACCGAGGACACAATATCTATTCCAGTTGATAAAAATGATTCGAGCAGGGTTTTGAAAGTGGGATCCCAGTTGGATGATGAGATGAGAGGAAGTCTTGCCCGCTTTCTAATTGCAAATCTTGATGTCCtcgcatggagtcattcagataTGATAGGAATCAACCCAGAAGTAATGTGTCACCGTTTGAATATCTTCCCGAATTGTAAGGGCATACGTCAGAAACGCCGCCCAGTAAGTGGAGAAAGGGCAatagcattaaaagaagaagtagatCGGTTGTTGGAGGTGGGGTTGATCAAAGAGTCTTTCTACCCCGAATGGCTTGCAAATCCG gatGCATACTCCAGTTACAATCAAATTCCGATGTATGGCCCCGATCaggaacatacatccttcattacTGAAAGGGGGTTATACTATTATATAggaatgccgtttggattgattAATGCTGGCGCGACCTACCGGCGGTTAGTAAACATGATGTTCAAGGATCAAATCGGGAGAActatggaagtgtatgtggatgatatgatGGTAAAGTCCGAAGTGGCGAGTGACCACATCAAGCACCTAATGGAGATGTTTAACATTCTAAGGAGGTTTCGTATGAAATTAAATTCGCAGAAATGTGTGTTCGGCATGGAGTCGGGCAAGTTTCTCGGGTTCATTGTCAACcacaggggaattgaggccaaccccgcaaAGATCAAGGCATTGATGGATATGAAGTCACCCACCAATGTGAAACAAGTGCAGAGTTTGACTGGGAAAATCGCCGCGTTAAATCGATTTGTTTCCAAGTCGTCCGATAGATGCAAGGAATTTTTTAAGGCGATTAAATTAGCTgggaaagacttt gagcaaCTGGAAAACCCTCCCATGTTGTCAAAGCCGTTGGATGGGGAATCTCTAATACTGTACCTCGCAGTGTCTGAATATTCGATCAGTGCAGTTCTAGTAAGAGAAGAAGATGGGCAGCAATCAACAGTGTACTACGTGAGCAAGCGGTTACACGACGCTGAAACTCGCTACACAAGCATGGAGAAACTGGTCTACGCCCTGATTCTTGCATCAAGAAAATTGCGGCCATATTTTCAGGCCCATAGAATTGAAGTTCGTACAGCGTACCCGCTGCGACAGGTCTTGTATAAACCAGAGTCATCGGGCAGAATGCTGAAATGGGCTGTGGAGTTGAgacagtttgatttggaatatgCGCCCCAAACAGCGATAAAAGGGCAAGCCTTAGCCGACttcttgttggaatttgattctgaaaTTGATGATAAAGCTTTGGTAATGTTAC gtgTGGGTATAGTACTTGTGTCTCCAGAAGGCCACCATCTGATGAGCgcaattcatttcaagttttatgcaaccaataatgatgcggagtatgaAGCACTGATTAATGGCCTAAAAATCGCTTTGGAAATGGGGGTGCGAAATTTAATTGCGAGAAGTGACTCAGAGTTGGTAGTGAATCAGGTGAACGGGGGATTTCAAGCGCGAGGCCCGCGAacagaattatacttgagatgtACACAACGCCTGATTGGAATGTTCAAAGAAGTTAGATTGGAATGTGTTCCGTGGGAGAAGAACAGTAATGCGGATGCTCTGGCAAAAATGGGGTCGCAACAAGAGGCTGTGTTGTTAGGATCCATCCCCCTTGAAATCCAGGAGGttcctagtatcccagagatAGACACAATGCAAGTggatgaggctcccaaggaaacatggatgacgcccattctAGCTTACATTCGCAAGGGAATACTCCTTGAGGATAAGTTTAAAGCTCGCCGACTCCGCTATCAGGCTGCAAGATATGTGATATACGACGAAGTCCTATACAAGAGAGGGTTCAACCAACCTCTGCTTAGGtgtgttgaagaagaagaaggaaattacatcctAAGAGAAGTACATAAAGGaatctgtggcaatcactcggggggtagctcgttGGCAATGAACGTTTTGCGCCAGGGATATTATTGGCCCACAATGAAAGAAGATGCTATGAATTTTGTCAAggcatgtgatcgctgccagcgcttTGCAAACTACTCGTCTATGCCAGCGACACTCTTGACGCCTATGGCAAGCCCGTGGCCGTTCGCCATGTGA